Below is a window of Actinomycetota bacterium DNA.
GCCCGCCGCGCCGCCCACGACCAGCGGCAGCTCCGGGACGCGCGCGACGCTGCCGGCCTTCAGGCGCCGGGCGACGACGCGCAGCGGGTCGTCGGCCTGCTCGCCGTTGACACCGCCGTTCTCGACGACGACCTCGCTGCCGCGCGCGGTGATGACCTCCCGGTCTCCCACGCCGAGGAACGAGTAGCGCCCGAGGCGCTCGCCGCCGAGCACGCTCTCGAGCAGGAACGCGTGCTCCGCCCCTTCGGCAAGTGCCATGAACGCCGAGATCGGCGTGGCGAGGTCGGCGTAGACCTCACGCGCCACCGGGACCACGTCGTGGTCGGCGGCGAGCGCCACGAACTCCTCTTTGGCCGGTCGTATCACGTCGCGCAGCGCTCCTTCTCACACGGCTCCGCCTCCCCGGGGGGCCGCGCCGCACGCGCGAAAGCACCCTGGGGACGACAGAAGCCTCCCATCCCATCAAGGGACGGAAGGCTCATCTTCCGCGGTGCCACCCTTGTTGCCGGACCCTCGCGGGACCGGCCACTCGTCCTGACGGTACTTCGGCGCTCAGGCGCCGGTCATACCCGGCCCCTTCTATCGGTGGGGGTCCGCCGGGACTAGTCGGCTCGAGTGCGAGCCTTTGCCCCGGTGCCTCAAGGGTCCATTCCTCCGGTCGCTCACGCCGGTTCGCACCAACCACCGGCTCTCTGTGCTTCGCTTCCGGGGTACTCCTCCCCGTCACAGGCCTCGTATTCGATTGTGGGGCAGTCTACCCGCCCGACGAGGGGAGCTGTCAAGGGGGCCTGCGGTCGCACCCCGCCCGCTCGGCGTCGACGGCCGCCCTTCCCTCGGAGGCGCAGCAACGGGCATCATTCGCTTGAGGGGGCGAGCCATGGAGTACATGACTGACTGGTTCGTGGTCGGCGCGACGACGAGCGCCGGGCTGTGTCTCGTCGTGCTCACCGGGCAGGGCCGCCGCACGATGACCCGGTCGGCGTTCGCGGTCATGAGCGCCCTGTTCACGCTGACGTGCCTCGGATACTACCTCCGTCACACGGCGACGGCGGCGCCCGAGACGGCCGGGTCGTTCTCGACCGCGTTCGCCGGCCACGTGCTCTTCTCGATCGGCGACTCGTTCCTGGGCCCTGCGGTCCTCGTGTTCTGCTACCTCTTCGCGCTGCACCGCCACCCGCCGCGCTGGCTCGCCGGCGCCGCGTCCACGTTCGCGGCGGTGCGGATGGTCCTGCGGCTCATCGACCCCTGGACGCACGTGCTCACCGGCCCGTC
It encodes the following:
- a CDS encoding anthranilate synthase component I, encoding MIRPAKEEFVALAADHDVVPVAREVYADLATPISAFMALAEGAEHAFLLESVLGGERLGRYSFLGVGDREVITARGSEVVVENGGVNGEQADDPLRVVARRLKAGSVARVPELPLVVGGAAG